From the genome of Natronospira bacteriovora:
GCCTGGGAATGGAAGCGCTTAACGTGGATAACATCCACCTGCGCAACATGAGCCCCGACCTGCTGCACGCCATGACCGAACGCGGCATGGGCGTGAATGAGGCCGGCCAGCTGCGCGTGCCGGTGGCGCTGCGCATTCCAGCAAAGATCATGGGGTCCGGTCTGGGTCGCAACCATGTGGCCACCGGTGATTACGACATCCAGCTGTTCGACGAAGAAGTGGTGGAACGATACGGCCTGGACCGCCTGCGCTTCGGCGACATCGTGGCCATTACCGATGCCGACCACAAGTTCGGCCGCATTTATCGGGGTGGCGCCATCAGCATTGGCGTGGTGGTGCACGGGATCAGCCGGGTCGCCGGTCACGGCCCGGGTGTCACCAGCCTGATCACGTCACCGTCGGGTAACATCGAGCTGGTGGATGATGAGGACATGAACCTGATCAATCTGCTACCCATTCGCTGAATGCCTGACTCATCGACCGCTCACCGGCAACCCCATTGTGGGCTGCCGGCGAGCGCGCGGTGTCCATGTTGCCGGGATTGCCTGATATGGAATGGTTGAGCCTGCTGCCACCCCTGGTGGCCATCGCCGTCGCCATGTGGAAGCGGGAAGTGATCGTGGCTCTGCTGGCGGCGCTGTTCGTGTCGGAATTGCTGCTGGCGGGCTTCAATCCCGGTGGCGGCTTCACCGGCCTGATTGACCGTACCACGGATGTCTTTGCCAACCCCAACAGCACACGCATACTGCTGTTCAGTCTGCTGGTGGGCGCCCTGCTCTACTACATCCAGTACTCCGGTGGTGTGGCGGCCGTGGTGCAGATGCTCACACGCGGCGGCTACACCACCAATGCCCGGCGGGCCGGCCTGCTGCCGACCTTCACCGGCTTTGCCATCTTCATCGAGACCAACATGAGCATCCTGACTTCGGGCATCATCGCCCGAGGCCTCTTTGACCGCTTCAGGATGAGCCGGGCCCGCCTGGCCTACATCATCGACTCCACCTGCGCCCCGGTGGCCATCCTCATCCTGCTCAATGGCTGGGGGGCCTACATCCTGGGACTGATCGACGAGTTCGACTATGAAAGCCCGGTCGCGGTTCTGGTGGCCACCATCCCCCTCAATTTCTATGCCCTGCTCACGCTGGCACTGGTGCTGTACACCGTCCTGACTACCCGGGTTCACGGCCCCCTGAAAACCGCGGAATCCCGGGGCGAGGAGATCCAGGACCGGGAAGACATCAAGCCCACCCGCGCCCGCTACATGCTGCTGCCGGTGGGCACCATGATCGGTGGCATTCTCTTCTTTCTCTGGCTCACCGGCGATGGCAGCCTGCTGGCCGGGGCTGGCGCCCAATCCGTGCTGTGGGCGACTGCCCTGGCCGTGATGGTGGCTTATGTGCTGTTGCGGGTGGACGGAGTGTTTGAACACCGGCGGCTGGTGGAGCTTGGTTTCCAAGGCATGGGGCGGCTCCTGCCCGTGGTGGCCACCGTGCTGCTGGCACTGGCCTTGGGCAGCAGCATGCGATCCCTGGGTACCGGCGAGTTTGTTGCGGCCATGCTCGGCCCCGCCCTGCCGGTCTTTCTGCTGGCACCGCTGACCTTTCTCGCAGGCGCCATCATTTCCTTTACCACCGGCACGTCCTGGGGCACCTACGGCATCCTGATCCCCATTGCCCTGCCCCTGGCCGCTGCCATGGGCGTTCCCCCCGCCCTGGTGCTGGCGGCGGTCATGGGTGGTGGCGTATTCGGCGACCATTGTTCACCCATCTCGGACACCACCATCATTTCCTCCCTGGGCGCAGGCTGCGACCACCTGGAGCATGTGCGAACCCAGCTGCCCTATGCGCTGGCGGCCGGGCTCGTGGCCCTGATCGCTTATGCGCTCATGGGGCTGATCATGACTTGAGGGCAAAAACGGGCTTGGCGGGTTAAAAAGGTTCTTCGCGGAAAAGCGGGGAGGAAATTCGGGTGTGGTTGCCGGGGCGGGTCTTGGTGGCCCTACCCAGAACACGCCGTGAATACGTCCCTGTAGGCTCGAGGGAAACATCCTTGTTTCCCACGGTTCTGGGCAGGGCCACCAAGACCCTTTCCAGAGCGCTGATTCGTCGGCTTAGTAGGGGCGTGCCCGAAAGCGTAAGGGGAACCACTGCCCGCTCCCACCAAGCCGACGCCCCCTAACCGCTCGGCACTCCCCGCTTTTCCGCGAAGAACAAAAAAAGGGCCCTCGTGGGCCCCTTTTTCCTTGCATGCGGAATAGCGCCGATGATCAGTCTTCGGTCACCGGCACCAGAGTCAGCTCCACACGTCGGTTCTGGGCACGGCCTTCGTCGGTCTCGTTGCTGGCAACAGGCTGGTCTTCGCCGTAGCCGACCACCAGCATGCGCTCTTCCATGATGCCCTTGCCCAGCAGATATCGGGCAACGGACTGCGCGCGACGCTCGGACAAACGCTGGTTGTAACTGGCGGCGCCCACGCTGTCGGTATGGCCCGCCACCTCGATGATGGTCTGATCGAATTCACGCAGTACCAGGGAAACCGAATCCAGCACGTCATGGAAGTCCCGGCGCAGGCTGTCATCGTCAAAACCGAAGGTGATGTCACCCGGCATGTTCAGGTGAATGTTGTCACCGTCCCGGGTCACGGACACACCGCTCCCTTCCAGCTGTTCCCGCAGTCGGGCTTCCTGCCGATCCATGTAGGCACCCACCGTGCCCCCGGCCAGGCCACCCAGACCGGCACCAATCAGCATGCGCCGCTTGCGCTCGCGACGATCGCTGGCCGTCGCCGCACCCAGTATGGCACCACTGACAGCGCCAATGACGGTTCCAGTGGTGGCACGGGCTCGCTGCTCCTCACCGGTGTAGGGATCCAGCGTGGTGCAGGCGGCAAGCCCAATCGTGAACAGGGCAGCGACTGCCAGGCCGGCAATACGGACAAAAACTCCATTGCACATCATCTTCTATCCTCCTGATCACCTGATCACCTGGCCACCGGCCCAACCGATTCACTGGAAGCCGGCGACGGTCTCCTCAATATCCACCCCCCGTACGATTGTCGACTTCACGATCAATCACGGTTTCATGCAGGGAATTCATTGGCCTTGCCTGTAGATTGCCCGTTGAGCCTGATCCTGCACGTTCAAGATAATAGAAACGGAAGTATTCGGCTGTATCGGCCTCTTCCTGGAAGCTGTTCTCCGCCCATGCCTGGAAATGTTCAGTTACAAGGTAGAAATCGTCCCGAATATCCACCAGGTCCCAGCTTCGTCGGCGGTATCGATCACACTCCGAATCACTGACGGGTTCACGGGTGAGCTCCAGCCAGCGGTTTTCCTCGTCATCACCACAAGCCCGCATGATCAATTTGCCGTTTGTCACGACCCATCCAACATTGATGGTTCGATTACCCAGTACCTCTTCACCGCTACCATCGTCGGCAAGGTCAAATCGGAGATCAGTCGTTTGGGAGGGCGCCTCCAGTCCGGCCCAGGCAAGGTACTCAGCGGCCACTTCCGCATCAGAAAATTCCATTTCACCCTGGTCAATCAGGTCCACTGAAGCCGACAAGAGCTCACCGGCATCATCATATTCCCGTACCAGCCCGGCCCAGCTGTATGGGAGC
Proteins encoded in this window:
- a CDS encoding Na+/H+ antiporter NhaC family protein translates to MEWLSLLPPLVAIAVAMWKREVIVALLAALFVSELLLAGFNPGGGFTGLIDRTTDVFANPNSTRILLFSLLVGALLYYIQYSGGVAAVVQMLTRGGYTTNARRAGLLPTFTGFAIFIETNMSILTSGIIARGLFDRFRMSRARLAYIIDSTCAPVAILILLNGWGAYILGLIDEFDYESPVAVLVATIPLNFYALLTLALVLYTVLTTRVHGPLKTAESRGEEIQDREDIKPTRARYMLLPVGTMIGGILFFLWLTGDGSLLAGAGAQSVLWATALAVMVAYVLLRVDGVFEHRRLVELGFQGMGRLLPVVATVLLALALGSSMRSLGTGEFVAAMLGPALPVFLLAPLTFLAGAIISFTTGTSWGTYGILIPIALPLAAAMGVPPALVLAAVMGGGVFGDHCSPISDTTIISSLGAGCDHLEHVRTQLPYALAAGLVALIAYALMGLIMT
- a CDS encoding OmpA family protein, whose protein sequence is MCNGVFVRIAGLAVAALFTIGLAACTTLDPYTGEEQRARATTGTVIGAVSGAILGAATASDRRERKRRMLIGAGLGGLAGGTVGAYMDRQEARLREQLEGSGVSVTRDGDNIHLNMPGDITFGFDDDSLRRDFHDVLDSVSLVLREFDQTIIEVAGHTDSVGAASYNQRLSERRAQSVARYLLGKGIMEERMLVVGYGEDQPVASNETDEGRAQNRRVELTLVPVTED